In Streptomyces sp. NBC_01408, one DNA window encodes the following:
- a CDS encoding S1C family serine protease — protein sequence MTDSFRREGEYPQESPTQHAPFGEDWQRGRDRLAQDAAGAYPPPPSYPPAAPGWHEAHQPPVIQGETVPAGPAGQGGHAGGPPTGPAHAATPAPRARRPVALLAAVALAAAVVGGGTAAAVQQLMGPQQGTGGGVNGTNVSQSSTGTVSGVAEQVSPSVVRIDTGTASGQGTGTGSGIVLTADGEIVTNNHVVNGATRIQVTTSDGKKYSAKIVGTDPDKDLALIKLQDASGLKPAELGDSGSLKVGEQVVAIGSPDRLTGTVTSGIVSALEREVNVPKSEQQSPQRQQQGGGWPFSYGGQQFNGNTGSDTTSYKAIQTDASLNPGNSGGALVNMNGEIVGMPSAIYSPSSSAEGAGSVGLGFAIPVNTIKADLDSLRKGGSGGAGSADGNGTGTGTADGFGTSY from the coding sequence ATGACCGACAGCTTCCGCCGCGAAGGCGAGTACCCGCAGGAGAGCCCGACCCAGCACGCGCCCTTCGGCGAGGACTGGCAGCGGGGCCGTGACCGGCTGGCGCAGGACGCCGCCGGGGCGTACCCGCCGCCGCCCTCGTACCCGCCCGCCGCACCGGGCTGGCACGAGGCGCACCAGCCGCCGGTCATCCAGGGCGAGACGGTCCCCGCCGGCCCGGCCGGCCAAGGCGGCCACGCCGGTGGGCCCCCCACCGGCCCCGCCCACGCAGCCACCCCCGCCCCCCGCGCCAGAAGGCCCGTCGCGCTGCTGGCCGCGGTGGCCCTCGCGGCGGCCGTGGTCGGCGGCGGCACCGCGGCCGCGGTCCAGCAGCTGATGGGCCCCCAGCAGGGCACCGGCGGCGGCGTCAACGGCACCAACGTCTCGCAGTCCAGCACCGGCACCGTCTCCGGCGTGGCCGAGCAGGTCAGCCCCTCCGTGGTCCGCATCGACACCGGCACGGCGTCCGGCCAGGGCACGGGCACCGGTTCCGGCATCGTCCTGACCGCCGACGGCGAGATCGTCACCAACAACCACGTCGTGAACGGCGCCACCCGGATCCAGGTGACGACGAGCGACGGCAAGAAGTACTCCGCCAAGATCGTCGGCACCGACCCCGACAAGGACCTGGCCCTGATCAAGCTCCAGGACGCCTCCGGCCTCAAACCCGCCGAGCTCGGCGACTCCGGCAGCCTCAAGGTCGGCGAGCAGGTCGTCGCCATCGGCTCCCCCGACCGCCTCACCGGCACGGTCACCAGCGGCATCGTCTCCGCGCTGGAGCGCGAGGTGAACGTACCGAAGTCGGAGCAGCAGTCACCCCAGCGCCAGCAGCAGGGCGGCGGCTGGCCGTTCTCGTACGGCGGTCAGCAGTTCAACGGGAACACCGGCTCGGACACCACCTCGTACAAGGCCATCCAGACGGACGCCTCCCTCAACCCCGGCAACTCCGGCGGCGCCCTCGTCAACATGAACGGCGAGATCGTGGGCATGCCCTCGGCGATCTACTCCCCCTCCAGCAGCGCCGAAGGCGCCGGCAGCGTCGGCCTGGGCTTCGCCATCCCGGTCAACACCATCAAGGCCGACCTGGACTCCCTGCGCAAGGGCGGCTCCGGCGGCGCGGGCTCCGCCGACGGCAACGGCACCGGCACCGGCACGGCCGACGGCTTCGGCACCTCCTACTGA